From the genome of Lentilactobacillus buchneri, one region includes:
- a CDS encoding NUDIX domain-containing protein, translating to MNTQKVQTAIELLRANSQGLRDRKSPFHLSASAMVFEGGKGIFIRHPYLHTILLPAGHVEPNEMPIDCAIREFTEETGLVLKTSPNSLIDVNIIDIPANPQKGEGAHQHLDFRYWFSSIEPHTKYHAELPIFQLTRQEAPVEFQPYFTLI from the coding sequence ATAAATACCCAAAAAGTGCAGACGGCTATCGAGTTGCTGAGGGCAAACTCCCAAGGACTTCGCGACCGGAAATCGCCATTTCATCTGTCTGCAAGTGCGATGGTCTTTGAAGGAGGTAAGGGGATCTTTATCCGGCACCCATACCTGCATACAATTCTATTGCCTGCCGGTCACGTTGAGCCAAACGAAATGCCGATTGATTGTGCCATCAGAGAATTTACCGAAGAGACCGGTTTGGTTTTAAAAACTAGTCCCAATTCGTTAATCGACGTCAACATCATTGATATTCCGGCTAATCCGCAAAAAGGCGAGGGTGCTCATCAACATCTGGACTTCCGCTACTGGTTCTCCTCGATTGAACCACATACCAAATATCATGCTGAGCTGCCAATATTTCAGTTGACCAGGCAGGAGGCCCCGGTGGAGTTTCAACCATATTTTACACTAATATGA
- a CDS encoding GNAT family N-acetyltransferase, whose product MDNQIITRKMQAEDYPNAYALWQQVPGMNLREFDDSFEEISRLLRFNPNFCFVAETKTDKQIIGSILGATDGRRGTIYHLAVAPGYQNQGLGTQLVNKVIEQLQAVGIHKIFVNVMKDNLAGQSFWQHLKFVKRSDVIRFNKII is encoded by the coding sequence ATGGACAATCAAATTATCACCAGAAAAATGCAGGCAGAAGATTATCCAAATGCTTATGCATTGTGGCAACAAGTTCCCGGCATGAATCTGCGGGAATTTGACGATAGTTTTGAAGAAATCAGTCGATTATTGCGATTCAATCCCAATTTCTGTTTTGTAGCGGAGACCAAGACTGACAAACAGATCATCGGCAGCATTCTGGGTGCAACTGATGGTCGGCGCGGGACGATTTATCATTTGGCAGTTGCTCCGGGTTATCAGAATCAAGGTTTGGGAACTCAACTGGTCAATAAAGTGATTGAACAGCTCCAAGCTGTCGGTATTCATAAAATCTTTGTCAATGTCATGAAAGATAATCTTGCAGGCCAATCATTTTGGCAGCATCTAAAATTTGTTAAACGAAGTGACGTGATTCGTTTTAATAAAATTATTTAG